A genomic segment from Candidatus Krumholzibacteriota bacterium encodes:
- the gatE gene encoding Glu-tRNA(Gln) amidotransferase subunit GatE produces the protein MAVYRKMEETTPEDYASMGLKSGIEIHQQLATEKKLFCRCPLRPYSDEFHAEILRHMRPTLSELGEYDGTALMEFKTKKEIVYQINKETVCTYEMDDTPPFELNEQALDIALEVTMLLNCALVSEVHIARKQYLDGSIPTGFQRTTILGVDGWIPYGDRRIGIVQLGLEEDACREVSDTGHLRVYRTDRLGIPLIETVTYPEMHTPREVADVAQILRWLVRSTGKVRTGIGAARQDVNVSVAGGVRVEIKGVPRIPAIPLLVHIEAFRQLALLDIKAELSRRGITGDGFRADDADVTDNLRGTLYGPVARALRNGHVVRAVALRGYRGILSTKTQPETIFAREISDRVRVIACLDRLPNIVHSDAEGENFSSGEWMKIKKAVNAGERDAVVVVWGGERDVETAVGEIAIRAREAIDGVVNETRRAASDGTTGFERILPGPDRMYPDTDLPPIAITADRIERIRAGSPERPWDRAARYVELGLSPDLAALMGHAPERNLFDELCGKTAYEPAALAAFLTGKLRHLRRTGATAALSDSGLVETIVAGEAAGLAAELLGDLVARSKGDPSAAAGIAADLAGAEAPGDEEIAALLSILEPPALAPDKLHRFYTGHILAHFGERFVPSAAAAAARRFMSALR, from the coding sequence CATCGAGATCCACCAGCAACTCGCCACGGAGAAGAAGCTCTTCTGCCGCTGCCCCCTCCGTCCCTACTCCGACGAGTTCCACGCCGAGATCCTCCGCCACATGCGTCCGACACTCTCGGAGCTCGGCGAGTACGACGGCACGGCCCTGATGGAATTCAAGACGAAGAAGGAGATCGTCTACCAGATAAACAAGGAGACGGTCTGCACCTACGAGATGGACGACACGCCGCCATTCGAGCTCAACGAGCAGGCGCTCGACATCGCGCTCGAGGTGACGATGCTCCTCAACTGCGCCCTGGTGAGCGAGGTCCACATCGCCCGCAAGCAGTACCTCGACGGCTCGATCCCGACGGGCTTCCAGCGGACGACGATCCTCGGCGTCGACGGCTGGATCCCCTACGGGGATCGCCGGATCGGCATCGTCCAGCTCGGCCTCGAGGAGGACGCCTGCCGCGAGGTGAGCGACACGGGGCATCTGCGCGTCTACCGGACCGACCGCCTCGGCATCCCCCTGATCGAGACGGTGACCTATCCCGAGATGCACACGCCGCGGGAGGTGGCCGACGTCGCCCAGATCCTCCGCTGGCTCGTCCGCTCGACCGGCAAGGTCCGCACGGGGATCGGCGCGGCCCGGCAGGACGTGAACGTCTCCGTCGCGGGAGGCGTGCGGGTGGAGATCAAGGGCGTGCCGCGCATCCCGGCGATCCCCCTCCTCGTCCACATCGAGGCCTTCCGCCAGCTCGCGCTCCTCGACATCAAGGCCGAGCTCTCCCGCCGCGGGATCACCGGCGACGGCTTCCGCGCCGACGACGCCGACGTGACCGACAACCTGCGCGGCACGCTGTACGGCCCCGTCGCCCGGGCGCTGCGGAACGGCCACGTCGTCCGCGCCGTCGCGCTCCGGGGCTACCGCGGGATCCTCTCCACGAAGACGCAGCCCGAGACGATCTTCGCGCGGGAGATCTCCGACCGCGTGCGCGTGATCGCCTGCCTGGACCGCCTGCCGAACATCGTGCACTCCGACGCGGAGGGCGAGAACTTCTCGAGCGGCGAGTGGATGAAGATCAAGAAGGCGGTGAACGCCGGCGAGCGGGACGCGGTCGTCGTCGTGTGGGGCGGCGAGCGGGACGTCGAGACGGCGGTTGGGGAGATCGCGATACGGGCGCGCGAGGCGATCGACGGCGTCGTCAACGAGACGCGCCGCGCGGCCTCCGACGGCACCACGGGCTTCGAACGGATCCTCCCCGGTCCCGACCGGATGTACCCGGACACCGATCTGCCGCCGATCGCGATCACCGCCGATCGCATCGAGCGGATCCGGGCCGGAAGCCCCGAGCGGCCCTGGGACCGCGCGGCGCGCTACGTCGAGCTCGGCCTGTCACCCGATCTCGCCGCGCTCATGGGCCATGCGCCCGAGCGAAACCTCTTCGACGAATTGTGCGGGAAGACCGCCTACGAGCCGGCCGCGCTGGCCGCGTTCCTCACCGGGAAGCTGCGCCACCTGCGCCGGACGGGAGCGACCGCGGCCCTTTCCGACAGCGGCCTCGTCGAGACGATCGTCGCGGGGGAGGCCGCGGGCCTCGCCGCGGAGCTGCTCGGCGATCTCGTCGCGAGATCGAAGGGGGATCCGTCGGCGGCCGCCGGGATCGCGGCGGACCTGGCCGGCGCCGAGGCGCCCGGCGACGAGGAGATCGCCGCCCTCCTCTCGATCCTCGAGCCGCCGGCGCTGGCGCCCGACAAGCTGCACCGCTTCTACACGGGGCACATCCTCGCGCACTTCGGCGAGCGGTTCGTGCCGTCGGCGGCCGCCGCGGCCGCCCGGCGGTTCATGTCGGCGTTGCGGTGA